From the genome of Candidatus Methylacidiphilales bacterium, one region includes:
- the dprA gene encoding DNA-processing protein DprA, translated as MTRTEYYLILNSLRLIGPVRVRRLLDAFGSVENVFSQSTRALASVDGIGKAAAESIKNWENVFNPEEELNRAGELGVQVIDREDPAYPAQLLEIYDPPLVLYYKGDLEAAKRRGVAVVGARHTSHYGLETAKKLAYQIAYAGLTINSGLARGIDTAAHQAALAAKGRTIAVLGCSLDLMYPPENRALAEAIVEKGGLLLSEFPFGTPPDKQTFPMRNRVVSGLSGGVLVVEAGESSGALITARMALDQGRLVFAVPGRIDNPQAKGCHRLIKDGAKLVEGVEDVLAEFEFLFPKNALAEPRKAAPADLSSEEKQLFELLTTEEVHLDELIRKCGLPSSTVSSTLLRLEMRKLVRQLPGKYFIKTD; from the coding sequence ATGACCCGGACGGAATATTATCTCATCCTGAACAGCCTGCGTCTTATCGGGCCCGTACGCGTCCGACGACTGCTGGATGCGTTTGGCTCTGTTGAAAACGTTTTTTCACAAAGCACCCGCGCACTGGCGTCAGTGGATGGGATTGGCAAGGCGGCCGCGGAATCCATCAAAAACTGGGAAAATGTTTTCAATCCGGAGGAGGAGTTGAACCGGGCCGGGGAACTGGGCGTGCAGGTCATTGACCGCGAAGATCCTGCGTATCCCGCACAACTGCTGGAAATTTATGACCCGCCGCTGGTGCTTTATTACAAGGGAGACCTCGAAGCCGCGAAACGCCGGGGCGTGGCCGTCGTCGGTGCCCGGCATACCTCGCATTACGGCCTCGAGACGGCCAAAAAGCTGGCCTATCAAATCGCGTATGCGGGCTTGACTATAAACAGCGGGCTGGCCCGTGGCATCGACACCGCAGCCCATCAGGCCGCGCTGGCGGCGAAAGGCCGCACGATCGCTGTGCTGGGGTGTTCGCTGGATTTGATGTATCCGCCGGAAAACCGGGCGCTTGCGGAGGCAATTGTGGAAAAAGGCGGCCTGCTCCTTTCGGAGTTCCCCTTCGGCACGCCTCCCGACAAGCAGACGTTTCCCATGCGCAACCGGGTTGTCAGTGGCTTGAGCGGCGGGGTTCTGGTCGTTGAGGCTGGGGAAAGCAGTGGCGCGTTGATCACGGCGCGGATGGCCCTCGATCAAGGACGGCTGGTGTTTGCCGTGCCGGGGCGGATTGACAATCCGCAGGCCAAGGGCTGCCATCGTCTGATCAAGGACGGGGCCAAATTGGTTGAAGGAGTGGAGGACGTCTTGGCCGAGTTTGAATTTTTATTCCCAAAGAATGCACTGGCCGAGCCCAGAAAGGCCGCTCCGGCGGATCTTTCGAGCGAAGAAAAGCAGCTTTTTGAACTGTTGACGACGGAGGAAGTCCATCTGGATGAACTGATTAGAAAATGCGGGTTGCCATCCTCAACCGTGTCCTCTACGTTGCTCCGCTTGGAAATGAGGAAGCTGGTCCGCCAGCTTCCAGGCAAATATTTTATCAAGACGGATTGA
- a CDS encoding DNA topoisomerase III: MSADKQMGKSLIIAEKPSVAGDIAKVLGKFKKEKDYYENDQYVISSAIGHLVEIGAPENEEPKRGKWNIENLPVIPTRFALKPIERTEARFKLLKKLAARKDVANLINACDAGREGELIFRYIVQLAELKKPIQRLWLQSMTPDSIRDGFKHLRSDEEMHPLAEAARCRSEADWLVGINGTRALTSFNSKGGGFNKTTVGRVQTPTLAVLVKREGQIQRFEPKPFWEVHALFGAQAGTYPGRWFDETFKKTAGDDKDEDSERRLEKAERIWNQAQADAIVATCRGKQGIVEEKSKPSTQLSPLLFDLTSLQREANSKFGFPARMTLSIAQSLYEKHKALTYPRTDSRYLPEDYPATVRTTLGKLKGADSALNSFAAKILENDWIKPTKRIFNNVKVSDHFAIIPTAEIPSKLSETEAKIYELVAKRFMAVFYPAAVFEVTTRITRVESHAFKTEGKVLKEAGWLAIYGREEQEEGDEANQSLPAVTQGEKVNTEELEIKADMTRPPARFNEATLLSAMEGAGKLVEDEDLREAMSEKGLGTPATRAAIIENLISEKYIERLGRELKPTVKAFDLLETLEVIRIPSLSSPELTGEWEYKLKEIEHKKLTRPEFMQEIEGMTRDMVDRIRQKGDPSEVVLHDTSLVDPFSQQPMIKTLKGFRTKDGSFAVAKVIASRVLSEAEVAELLEKRVVGPLDDFRSRMGRSFSAYVRLGDDKEVTLDWGSTKNEDGSFQTMSFEGQEPVGVCPITGRRVFETPNSYMCESGTEENGKKAFRISRKILEQEITREQVVKMLTARKTDLLTGFVSKKTRRPFKAYLILKDDGTTAFEFPPREPRVPKGKGKGKKAPPTSEEPPAKDAES, translated from the coding sequence ATGAGCGCCGACAAGCAAATGGGCAAGTCACTGATTATTGCCGAGAAGCCGAGTGTGGCGGGCGACATCGCCAAGGTTTTGGGCAAGTTCAAGAAGGAAAAGGACTATTACGAGAATGACCAGTATGTCATTTCCTCGGCCATCGGCCATTTGGTTGAAATCGGCGCGCCGGAGAACGAAGAACCCAAGCGTGGAAAGTGGAACATTGAAAATCTTCCGGTGATTCCCACCCGCTTTGCCCTCAAGCCCATTGAGAGAACCGAAGCCCGTTTCAAGCTGTTGAAAAAACTCGCCGCCCGCAAGGATGTGGCCAATTTGATTAACGCCTGTGACGCCGGGCGCGAAGGGGAGCTGATTTTCCGCTATATAGTACAGTTGGCGGAACTGAAGAAGCCGATCCAACGGCTCTGGCTGCAGTCGATGACTCCAGACTCAATCCGGGACGGCTTCAAGCATCTGCGTTCGGACGAGGAGATGCATCCCCTGGCGGAGGCGGCGCGTTGCCGTTCGGAGGCAGACTGGCTGGTGGGGATCAACGGCACACGGGCGCTGACTTCGTTCAATTCCAAGGGCGGCGGATTCAACAAGACGACGGTGGGCCGGGTGCAGACGCCCACGCTGGCGGTTCTGGTCAAACGCGAGGGACAAATCCAGCGCTTTGAACCGAAACCGTTCTGGGAGGTGCATGCGCTGTTTGGCGCGCAGGCGGGTACTTATCCGGGTCGCTGGTTCGACGAGACATTCAAAAAAACAGCCGGTGACGACAAAGACGAGGATTCGGAGCGGCGCTTGGAGAAGGCGGAACGCATCTGGAACCAGGCACAAGCGGATGCGATTGTCGCAACCTGCCGGGGCAAACAGGGCATCGTTGAGGAAAAGAGCAAGCCGAGCACGCAGCTATCGCCGTTGTTGTTTGACCTGACTTCGTTGCAGCGCGAAGCCAACAGCAAGTTTGGTTTTCCCGCGCGCATGACGCTTTCCATCGCGCAGTCGCTTTACGAAAAACACAAGGCGTTGACCTACCCGAGGACCGACAGCCGCTATCTCCCAGAAGATTATCCGGCGACGGTGCGTACGACGCTTGGGAAGTTGAAGGGAGCAGACTCAGCCCTGAACTCGTTCGCGGCAAAAATCCTGGAAAACGACTGGATCAAACCGACCAAACGTATTTTCAACAATGTAAAGGTCTCGGACCACTTTGCCATTATTCCGACGGCTGAAATTCCCTCCAAGCTGAGCGAGACGGAAGCGAAAATCTACGAGTTGGTGGCCAAGCGGTTCATGGCTGTTTTTTATCCGGCGGCGGTTTTTGAAGTCACCACCCGCATCACGCGCGTTGAGAGCCATGCGTTCAAGACCGAAGGCAAGGTTTTGAAGGAAGCCGGATGGCTGGCGATTTACGGGCGGGAAGAGCAGGAGGAAGGCGATGAAGCCAACCAGTCCCTGCCTGCAGTGACGCAGGGCGAAAAGGTGAATACGGAGGAATTGGAGATCAAGGCGGACATGACGCGCCCTCCCGCGCGTTTCAACGAAGCCACGCTGCTTTCAGCCATGGAAGGCGCGGGCAAGCTGGTCGAGGACGAGGACCTGCGCGAGGCCATGTCGGAAAAGGGGCTCGGCACCCCGGCAACACGCGCGGCGATCATTGAAAATCTCATCAGCGAAAAATACATCGAGCGATTGGGGCGCGAATTGAAACCCACGGTCAAGGCGTTCGACCTGCTCGAAACGTTGGAGGTCATCCGCATTCCGTCCCTGTCTTCTCCGGAATTGACAGGGGAGTGGGAATACAAGCTCAAGGAGATCGAGCACAAAAAACTTACACGGCCCGAATTCATGCAGGAGATCGAGGGAATGACCCGCGATATGGTGGATCGCATCCGCCAAAAGGGAGACCCGTCCGAAGTGGTGCTGCATGACACGAGCCTGGTGGACCCGTTTTCGCAGCAACCGATGATCAAGACCTTGAAAGGTTTCCGGACGAAGGACGGATCATTTGCCGTGGCCAAGGTGATTGCGAGCCGCGTGTTGTCGGAGGCCGAGGTGGCGGAGCTGCTTGAAAAACGAGTGGTGGGACCGCTGGACGATTTCAGGAGCCGCATGGGCCGTTCCTTTAGCGCTTATGTACGGTTGGGCGATGACAAGGAAGTCACGCTGGACTGGGGAAGCACAAAGAACGAGGACGGAAGCTTCCAGACGATGAGCTTTGAGGGCCAGGAACCCGTGGGCGTTTGCCCGATCACGGGTCGCCGCGTGTTTGAAACACCGAATTCCTATATGTGCGAATCGGGAACGGAAGAGAACGGTAAAAAAGCCTTCCGTATTTCGCGAAAAATTTTGGAGCAGGAAATCACGCGGGAACAGGTTGTGAAGATGCTGACGGCCCGCAAAACCGATTTGCTCACAGGATTTGTCAGCAAAAAGACCCGGCGTCCCTTCAAGGCCTATCTGATTTTGAAGGATGATGGGACAACGGCGTTTGAATTTCCTCCGCGCGAGCCGCGGGTTCCGAAGGGCAAAGGCAAGGGCAAGAAAGCGCCGCCGACTTCCGAAGAACCGCCTGCAAAGGACGCGGAGTCTTGA
- a CDS encoding tyrosine recombinase XerC, which translates to MQQQHAMAHDGATMADSGNSQFLEPRAWAGDFLAHLGSDRGYSPKTIRNYHQTLLEVSRAFPGGKWSDLQPGDFRKYLYKISTEQKLSPASIRLRFSALRSFYKFLLRLGRVAENPMEDFNLPVRQRRLPLFLSEEQVIRFLNAPLELLKDGKKKKRGPGRMLLEWQYLRDAAILEVLYSTGVRISELTGMEWDDVDFSGGVCRVVGKGKKERVVILGAPSLEAIRLYREALPAKLNAKSVFVSPSGEALSSRAVQLLFKRYLAQAGLDPKISPHKLRHTFATHLLDHGADLRGVQELLGHANLATTQMYTQVTAERLKKSYRQAHPRA; encoded by the coding sequence TTGCAGCAGCAGCACGCAATGGCGCATGATGGCGCAACGATGGCGGATTCCGGCAACAGCCAATTTCTTGAGCCCCGGGCTTGGGCGGGTGATTTTTTGGCCCATCTGGGTTCGGACCGGGGTTATTCGCCGAAAACCATCCGCAATTATCACCAGACGCTGCTTGAGGTCAGCCGCGCTTTTCCCGGCGGCAAATGGTCCGATCTCCAGCCCGGCGACTTTCGAAAGTATCTGTACAAAATTTCCACAGAACAAAAGCTGAGTCCGGCGTCAATCCGGTTGCGCTTTTCCGCGCTGCGGTCGTTTTACAAATTTCTGCTGCGTTTGGGCCGTGTGGCGGAAAATCCCATGGAAGATTTCAATCTGCCAGTCCGGCAGCGGCGCCTGCCGTTGTTTTTGAGCGAGGAGCAGGTGATCCGGTTTTTGAACGCCCCGCTCGAATTGTTGAAGGACGGCAAAAAGAAAAAGCGGGGACCGGGCCGCATGTTGCTGGAATGGCAATACCTGCGAGACGCGGCAATTCTGGAGGTTTTGTACAGCACGGGAGTTCGTATTAGCGAATTGACAGGGATGGAATGGGACGATGTTGATTTTTCCGGCGGGGTCTGCCGGGTGGTGGGCAAGGGGAAGAAGGAGCGCGTGGTGATCCTGGGCGCTCCCTCGCTGGAGGCGATCCGGCTTTATCGCGAAGCGCTTCCCGCGAAATTAAACGCGAAGAGCGTGTTTGTGTCGCCGTCGGGCGAAGCGTTATCGTCCCGGGCGGTGCAGTTGCTGTTCAAGCGCTACCTGGCGCAGGCCGGGCTGGACCCGAAGATTTCGCCGCACAAACTCCGCCATACCTTTGCCACGCATTTGCTGGATCACGGGGCTGATCTGCGCGGGGTGCAGGAGCTGTTGGGGCACGCGAATCTGGCGACCACCCAGATGTACACCCAGGTCACGGCGGAGCGGCTGAAAAAAAGCTACCGCCAGGCCCATCCGCGAGCTTGA
- a CDS encoding amino acid permease translates to MDSQRGTGLRLISPLTATCIVVANMIGTGVFTSLGFQVTGLPSAFAIMVLWGTGGVCALCGALAYAELASALPRSGGEYHFLSQIYHPAVGFLAGWISATVGFAAPVALAAMAFGTYLNGLFPGVAPLALSVGVVVAVTLIHLGTLRLSSIFQDTATSLKIILIVVLIVLGFSLVGRSQASFLPHTRDTGLITGNSFAVSLVYVMYAYSGWNACVYILGEMRDPARTAPIALLVGTVFVTALYMALNAMFLYVAPLTELAGRIDVGHVAATRIFGVIGGDIMSGLIGLGLVSAVSAMTWIGPRVSMTMGEDCRALRFLAKRCPQGSPRVALIVQSAIVILLLLTSTFDAVLTYIQFSLTLMSFLAVLGVIVLRVRHPELPRPCRMWGYPFTALIFLGITAWMMWHILADRPMESLAGLATLAVGLAVYFISPTHPIAMSNQPNPNPKLT, encoded by the coding sequence ATGGATTCTCAGCGGGGAACGGGCCTGCGATTGATTTCGCCCCTCACGGCAACATGCATTGTGGTGGCGAACATGATCGGGACGGGTGTCTTCACCAGTCTCGGATTTCAAGTGACGGGGTTGCCGTCGGCATTCGCCATCATGGTTTTGTGGGGAACCGGCGGTGTCTGCGCCCTGTGCGGCGCGCTCGCGTATGCGGAGCTGGCCTCGGCCCTGCCGCGTTCCGGAGGCGAGTACCATTTTCTTTCACAAATTTATCACCCGGCTGTCGGATTTCTTGCGGGTTGGATTTCAGCGACTGTCGGATTTGCCGCGCCGGTGGCGTTGGCGGCAATGGCTTTTGGAACCTATCTGAACGGGCTGTTCCCGGGGGTGGCGCCTCTCGCGCTGTCAGTGGGCGTTGTCGTCGCTGTGACCCTGATACATCTGGGCACGTTGCGCCTAAGCAGTATTTTTCAAGACACCGCAACCTCGCTGAAAATCATATTGATCGTGGTGCTGATTGTGTTGGGCTTTTCACTGGTGGGCCGTTCGCAGGCATCGTTCCTGCCGCACACCAGGGACACAGGATTGATCACGGGAAACTCTTTTGCGGTAAGTTTGGTGTATGTGATGTACGCCTACTCGGGATGGAACGCGTGCGTGTATATATTGGGTGAAATGCGGGACCCCGCACGGACCGCTCCCATTGCGCTGCTGGTGGGCACCGTGTTCGTGACGGCGCTCTATATGGCACTTAACGCGATGTTTCTCTATGTCGCGCCGCTCACCGAATTGGCGGGGCGGATTGACGTCGGCCATGTCGCCGCGACACGTATTTTTGGCGTGATTGGCGGGGACATCATGTCGGGCCTGATCGGGCTCGGACTGGTATCCGCAGTCAGCGCAATGACCTGGATCGGCCCCCGGGTCTCCATGACGATGGGCGAAGACTGCCGGGCTTTGCGGTTCCTGGCCAAGCGCTGCCCCCAAGGATCGCCGCGGGTCGCCTTGATCGTGCAATCGGCGATTGTGATACTCCTGCTCCTGACCTCCACGTTTGATGCCGTACTGACATACATCCAGTTCAGCCTGACCTTGATGTCGTTTCTTGCGGTTCTGGGCGTGATCGTGTTGCGGGTGCGGCATCCGGAACTACCCCGGCCATGTAGGATGTGGGGCTATCCCTTCACGGCGTTGATTTTTCTGGGCATTACAGCCTGGATGATGTGGCACATTCTCGCCGACAGGCCCATGGAATCACTGGCAGGCCTGGCGACCTTGGCTGTGGGACTGGCCGTTTATTTCATTTCCCCGACACATCCGATTGCGATGTCGAACCAACCCAATCCCAACCCAAAACTAACCTGA
- a CDS encoding protein arginine kinase → MPGNEKETDSEALPGRGIVMSSRVRLARNLKDKPFPGWLKKSQREDLLGLLKPAVRHLPQMEKAAIDQTMDAFTPLEKQMLVEEHLISREHAAKNSGSGLVVNGEKTLSVMINEEDHLRLQAILPGLSLEQAWSCIDGIDTQLENELNFAFSPTLGYLTACPTNVGTGMRASVMLHLPGLVLSEQINQVIKSVNQIGLAVRGLYGEGTEALGNLFQVSNQMTLGESEQDILNRLQKVISHLIEHEHNARKKLLQEKSRMLADQLGRSYGILLHSYSISSKEALNLLSLLILGVDLGLWPNSLRAKIDDLFIQTQPAHLQKAADKKLGAEERDAFRADQLREKLKSIPAPNIKKMKSV, encoded by the coding sequence ATGCCAGGCAACGAAAAAGAAACGGATTCCGAAGCGCTTCCGGGGCGGGGCATTGTCATGAGCAGCCGCGTCCGCCTGGCGCGCAATTTGAAGGACAAGCCTTTTCCCGGATGGTTGAAAAAAAGCCAGCGTGAAGATCTGCTGGGGCTTCTCAAACCGGCGGTCCGCCACCTTCCGCAGATGGAGAAAGCCGCAATCGACCAAACGATGGATGCCTTCACTCCTTTGGAAAAGCAGATGCTGGTGGAAGAGCATTTGATCAGCCGCGAGCATGCAGCCAAAAATTCCGGCAGCGGGCTGGTGGTCAATGGCGAAAAGACCCTCAGCGTGATGATCAATGAAGAGGATCATCTGCGTCTTCAGGCCATCCTGCCCGGGCTCAGCCTGGAACAGGCCTGGAGTTGCATTGACGGGATCGACACCCAGCTCGAGAACGAGCTCAATTTTGCCTTTTCGCCGACCCTGGGCTACCTCACGGCCTGCCCGACGAATGTCGGCACCGGCATGCGCGCGTCCGTCATGCTGCATCTGCCGGGACTCGTGCTGAGCGAGCAGATCAACCAGGTGATCAAATCGGTCAACCAGATCGGCCTGGCCGTCCGCGGCCTTTATGGTGAAGGCACCGAGGCGTTAGGGAATCTGTTCCAGGTCTCCAACCAGATGACCCTGGGCGAAAGCGAGCAGGACATTCTCAACCGGCTGCAAAAAGTCATCAGCCATCTGATTGAGCACGAGCACAACGCGCGCAAGAAGCTGTTGCAGGAAAAGTCCCGGATGCTGGCCGACCAGTTGGGACGCTCCTACGGGATTCTGCTGCACTCCTATTCGATTTCCTCGAAAGAGGCGCTGAATCTGCTATCTTTACTCATACTGGGAGTCGATTTGGGGCTATGGCCGAACAGCCTGAGAGCCAAGATTGACGACCTGTTTATCCAGACCCAGCCGGCCCATCTTCAGAAGGCGGCGGATAAAAAACTGGGCGCGGAGGAACGGGACGCATTCCGGGCCGACCAGCTTCGGGAGAAGCTCAAGTCAATCCCGGCGCCCAATATAAAAAAAATGAAGAGTGTTTAA
- a CDS encoding ATP-dependent Clp protease ATP-binding subunit: MAGEEPMNNFTPRAQQVLALARKEADRFNHNYVGTEHLLLGLIKLGQGVAVNVLQKMGLDLETVRMEVEKQVGSGPDTKISGNIPYTPRVKKVLALAGKEAKNLHHSYVGTEHILLGLLREGDGVAARVLKTLDVDLDRARNEVLRELDPNFEASEGEEEFNAGGTGGESQQAAAGGKKEVKTPALKAFGRDLTELASKNELDPVIGRKNEIERVIQILCRRTKNNPVLIGEAGVGKTAIVEGLAQEIIAGNVPELLRDKKVITLDLALMVAGTKYRGQFEERIKAVMEEIRKSRNIILFIDEMHTIVGAGSAEGAMDASNIIKPALSRGELQCIGATTMNEYRKYIEKDSALERRFQSVKVDAPSVDETILILKGLRPKYEQHHRAKISDEALDHAARLSDRYLTGRFLPDKAIDIMDEAGARARIQATTLPAELKEQEGGIDKIREEKEAAIKHQDFEKAASLRDKEKAAKSNFENRIAEWRKKRDEQEVLVSADDILSVVAKWTGIPLTRLESKEMAKLLSIGDELQGKVIGQEDAVNALAMALRRSRADLKDPNRPIGSFIFLGPTGVGKTHLAKSLAEHVFGEADALIQLDMSEYMEKFNVSRLVGSPPGYIGYEEGGQLTEKVRRRPYCVVLFDEIEKAHPDVWNILLQILEDGQITDSLGRKVDFRNTIIIMTSNAGAELMRKQNTVGFGVNTDEQAYEAVKEKLLAEAKKVFKPEFLNRLTDIIVFHSLNREHLGKIVSLEIEKVQKRLKARNVILKLAPAANELLIDKGYDPAYGARPLRRAIERYLEDPIAEELIRGTIKPDSVVLVDAKDDKLTFTSEVKAGPEAPAASKG, translated from the coding sequence ATGGCAGGAGAAGAACCGATGAACAATTTTACGCCCAGAGCCCAGCAGGTACTGGCTCTGGCCCGCAAGGAAGCCGACCGGTTTAACCATAACTATGTCGGCACCGAACATCTCTTGCTGGGATTGATCAAGCTCGGCCAGGGTGTCGCGGTCAATGTGCTGCAAAAAATGGGGCTGGACCTGGAGACGGTGCGCATGGAAGTCGAGAAACAGGTCGGCTCCGGGCCCGACACAAAAATTTCCGGCAATATTCCCTACACTCCGCGCGTGAAAAAGGTGCTGGCGCTCGCGGGCAAGGAAGCCAAGAACCTGCATCACAGCTATGTGGGCACGGAGCACATCCTGCTCGGACTCTTGCGCGAAGGGGATGGCGTTGCCGCTCGAGTGTTGAAAACCCTGGACGTGGATCTGGACCGGGCCCGCAACGAGGTGCTCAGGGAGCTCGACCCGAATTTCGAAGCCTCAGAAGGCGAGGAAGAATTTAATGCGGGAGGGACCGGGGGCGAATCCCAGCAGGCCGCCGCTGGCGGGAAAAAGGAAGTCAAGACCCCGGCGCTCAAGGCCTTTGGCCGCGACCTGACGGAGCTGGCGTCAAAAAACGAGCTCGACCCTGTCATCGGCCGAAAGAACGAAATCGAGCGCGTCATCCAGATTCTTTGCCGCCGCACCAAAAACAATCCGGTGCTGATCGGCGAAGCCGGGGTTGGCAAGACCGCCATCGTCGAGGGGCTGGCCCAGGAAATCATCGCCGGCAATGTGCCGGAATTGCTTCGCGACAAAAAGGTCATCACGCTCGACCTCGCGTTGATGGTCGCCGGTACGAAATATCGCGGCCAGTTTGAGGAGCGCATCAAGGCGGTGATGGAGGAAATCCGCAAGTCCAGGAACATTATTTTGTTCATCGACGAAATGCACACGATCGTCGGGGCAGGTTCCGCCGAGGGCGCCATGGACGCGTCCAACATCATCAAGCCAGCGCTTTCCCGGGGCGAGCTCCAGTGCATTGGCGCCACCACGATGAATGAGTACCGCAAGTACATCGAAAAGGATTCAGCGTTGGAACGCCGCTTCCAGAGCGTGAAAGTCGATGCCCCCAGCGTCGATGAAACCATTCTCATCCTCAAGGGCCTGCGCCCGAAATATGAGCAGCATCACCGCGCCAAGATCAGCGACGAGGCCCTGGATCACGCCGCGCGTCTGAGCGACCGCTATCTGACCGGTCGTTTCCTGCCGGACAAGGCCATCGATATCATGGACGAGGCCGGCGCCCGCGCCCGCATTCAGGCGACCACGCTTCCTGCCGAATTGAAGGAGCAGGAGGGGGGCATTGATAAAATCCGGGAGGAAAAAGAGGCCGCCATCAAACACCAGGATTTTGAAAAAGCCGCTTCGCTGCGCGACAAGGAAAAGGCCGCCAAGAGCAACTTTGAAAACCGCATCGCCGAATGGCGCAAGAAGCGGGATGAGCAGGAAGTGCTCGTGAGCGCAGACGACATTCTTTCGGTGGTAGCCAAGTGGACCGGCATTCCGCTGACCCGCCTGGAGTCCAAGGAGATGGCAAAACTTTTGAGTATCGGAGACGAACTCCAGGGCAAGGTGATCGGCCAGGAAGATGCGGTCAATGCGTTGGCCATGGCGCTCCGCCGGTCTCGTGCCGACCTCAAGGACCCGAACCGGCCGATTGGCTCTTTTATTTTCCTGGGCCCGACCGGCGTGGGCAAGACTCATCTGGCCAAGTCGCTCGCCGAGCATGTTTTTGGAGAAGCCGATGCGCTGATCCAGCTCGACATGAGCGAGTACATGGAAAAATTCAATGTTTCGCGCCTGGTCGGTTCCCCTCCAGGATACATCGGATACGAGGAAGGAGGCCAGCTCACGGAAAAAGTCCGCCGCCGCCCGTATTGCGTGGTGCTGTTCGACGAAATCGAAAAGGCGCACCCCGATGTCTGGAACATTCTCCTGCAGATTCTGGAGGACGGACAGATTACCGACAGTCTTGGGCGCAAGGTGGATTTCCGCAACACGATCATCATCATGACGTCGAATGCCGGCGCCGAGCTCATGCGCAAGCAGAACACGGTGGGGTTTGGCGTGAATACGGATGAACAGGCTTACGAAGCGGTGAAGGAAAAACTCCTGGCCGAAGCCAAGAAAGTCTTCAAGCCGGAGTTTCTCAACCGCCTGACCGATATCATCGTGTTCCATTCGCTCAATCGCGAACATTTGGGCAAGATCGTCAGTCTGGAAATCGAAAAGGTGCAGAAGCGCCTCAAGGCTCGCAACGTCATACTCAAGCTGGCGCCTGCAGCCAACGAACTTCTGATCGACAAGGGCTACGATCCCGCTTACGGCGCCCGTCCATTGCGCCGGGCCATCGAACGATATTTGGAAGATCCGATTGCGGAAGAGTTGATTCGCGGCACAATCAAACCCGACTCCGTCGTGCTGGTGGATGCGAAGGACGACAAGCTGACGTTTACGTCCGAAGTCAAGGCCGGGCCCGAAGCGCCTGCGGCGTCGAAGGGGTGA